caaagtgaaaacgatgctcttTGTCTTTTTGatatcaaaggcatcgtccaccatgaatttattccacctggacaaaccgtcaacgccaagttttacgtggaagtcctcaagagactcaaacgaagggtcaatcgagACCGATAAGactcgcagccgattggaagttgcagcACGACAACGCCCCAGCTCACATTGCTCACACAGCTACcaaaccaaggccggcatcccaacgcttaaGCAggcgccctacagcccagatgtggcccgccggatttttttttgtttccctgCCTAAAAAGGCCgttgaaaggcaagcattttgatacgacagaggggatccaagtaGCATGCACCTCGGTTCTCAAATCTATTTCGGAGAacgccttccgtgacgccttcaatgcttggataTCGCGCTGGCAgggctgcatcgacgcagaaggtgtctatttttaaagtttttaaagaattgtaacgattggttcaataagtttgtttaaatcgattcagtactattactttccggacaaaccatGTATACAAATGGTTACAGGATTATCCTTGATTTAGCCTAGTAGCTAGAGGCGGGTGCTACCTCTCAAAGAACTCTTGACAATTCCGTGATGGTTAAGCTTTTCAATTTATAGCATGTGTTAggtatattttgtatatcatGGTGTATACAGCCTCTCTGGATATTAGTTCTTCTTGTATGTCTCTACAACTAATATTTCaagtgaagaaaatgttcaACAATGGGTTGGTTCTAAACTTTTTTGGTCTCAActaaacctacatacatatatacttatatatgttaaatcgTAGGATTCTGGTTTGTACTAGAAGGACTTAACCCTTTAaagtgtatttttaattaaaatatgaaataaattacaCTAAGAACATTTATTCAGCAGTGTGATccaatttagaaataaagtcaaTGTATAATGTGATACCATAATTTAGACACAGGTACACCTATGGTAAATGCGTACACGAGCACTCACAATGAACATACAATATCTGCCATGACCAGcatgacgtatgagtaaccCTCACATTAAAATACTCCAGTTATACCAACCTTCCTTCCTTTAATTATCATCGTAACCGCTTATTACCCTTTTTAGTTGCAACAAGTGTGCTTAGTCAGCTTGCTTGCTTTGGGTTTTACTTtgcttttaattgaatttatactattttattgaattcctCCCTTTTCCGCAGGTTCTGTCCTTCGGTCTTTTTATACTTGAGCAGCATTGTACCGGCCATTTGGCTATTGGAATTAGATCAAGTTGCACGCAAGCTGAACAAtaaccacagcaacaacaatagcagcaatgAGAATATTTTACAAGAAGTAGCGGAGATCGCTGATTTGGATTTGCCCGTGTTCAAAATTGATCCGGACACATGGATCACATTGATCGAACAGTTTCTAATGCTTATTTTAATCGTCGGTCGCTGGATGTTGCCGAAAGGCGATTTGACGCGCGATCAGTTGAGTCAGTTGTTGTTGGTCTATATAGGTGAGTCTATATTTTGTTACttgataattattttcaattttgtaaaaaaaaaaaatcgtttgaactataaaataaatactttataaaaaaaagtacatGGATATTTTTTGATGATTAGATGCCAGATTCCTGGTATGTAAATTAGAAAACCGAAAACCGTAAAGAATAAGTTGAAAGtacaataccgttatatgggaagtgagcgAGGTTATTCTAAATTCTTAACAAATACCATAAAATTTGTTCTATTACTTCAAAATTTCACTCTCACATTAAAAGGCGTGcgcctaaaaatatactttttagtaaataaagtaatattttctCTAATTATAGGCACAGCTGCTGATATTATGGAGTTTTTCGAGTCCTACAAAGATGTCAACATCATAAAAATAGATCTCTTGGTCTTTCTTACGTTGGGTATTTGGTCTTGGAGTTTGATGCAGTTTACAATTGTTTTATCAGCGACGCGAGCGAGGCGTCCACGCGGCGGCGGCATACATCACGATGATGGGTATGCTGCTTCAAGTTGCCACTTTATattcattattatataataatttaaaaatgtatcttACTCAGAACGACCGATTGTTGCGATGGCTGTTGTTGTGGCATCGATGTCTGGGCTATTGTGCTCAATGTGATATTGCAGGATGCGCCTTTTCTAACGCTGCGCATGCTAATTATATTCCagtataaaatcttaaattatatGAGCGTGTTTTTTACATGTGAGTATCACcaacaaaactgcataaaaaataatttcgaacaaaagtacataaatatagtgAATTTTCAAATTCCACTATTCACCAAAAATGTTAGTATAAATCGAATTATCGATTAGGCCGTGTAAACATTAGGCGATGTTTTCGAATATCGCCTATTCGCTGAATATCAGGGCCTGACACTATTTGAACGTAAAGAATAAGGCTTTAATCTCACTTCTCACTcactcaaatatgtatattggtttTAGTTCTAAACAACGAGGCAGCCAAATACGTTTATACATTTACCATATTGCTCTGTATTTGATGGAACTAGAAGGGTGTGCTATATTATGTAACCGACAACCAATTTAAGTTAGCGATTGCCGAAAAATACTCGAAACTCACGACTAGACACGAGACCATAATTTTCTTCATTACTTCGCATTCTTCTTCATTACTTCACACGACCTCACGTTACAGGATACCCAAAAAACTCTTTGGAAAACAGAGAGGTTGGGAAGTTTCGCTTGATCTGGCTAAAAGTGCAGACCTTACACCTTCTGACTACCATTTTCTCCGGTCGATGCAGAACGCCTTTTCTGAAATACAGTTTACATCAGaacagagtataaaaatgagctTGATTCATTCTTGGACGCCAGATCAGCGCAGTCCCTCGGCATggaatccacaaattgccataAAGATGGGAAAATGTTCTAACTTCAAAGGCGCATTACTTTGAATAACACTGATCTCAATTTGTTCTTAAATAaaggcaaaattcgttttttttattgaacatagttcccttcaagggtgatacattGAATATAGCGACACTCCAACTtttcaaaactagttttatatttttgctgcatgttgctacagagtatgatagttttgttcgcctaacggttgtacgtcgAGATGGATAAAGGGttttaatgtatataaatgattcaAATGACGAGTTGAAATTCGGGtggctgtctgtctgttcgtccttctgtgcaagctgtaacttaagtaaaaattgagatatctaaattttacaCCAAAAATGGTACGACAGGTCTTTATTAGAACCAGTGTGAAAATTGGTCGATGGGCGTGGCagcgcccactttttggtgaaataagGGGCCCACTTCATCGCTTTCGAAATTTATTATGTGTCATTCTCCTGATATTCATATGTCACAGTgcaaaaatgagcgaaatcggactacaaccacgcctactttccatattagcacaattttaaattctatttgacTTGTACAGAAATCAGGAAGCAATTGATAtgacgggataaaactttgcacaaataattcctttaaattaTGTCCTCTTATGACTAAGGCTTGACCAAGTCCAATCAAAACTGTACAATCCCGTAGATACGgaatatgtggacccagtgCGTGTAGTTaaattttgaccgaaaatatcggtcaatgttgggatatgcaattgaaattcagtgaGAATcatttcctgacaatagtaactctgtgtatagaaaataggttgaattgggtcaatacttccctaagGCCCAtaacctaatataaagatacagtgtatctttgtgcctaaaatagttAAAAGTGGACGAAAATTTGATCTAGCCCTCATATAACTGAgatcagaattttcgaaaatccgtCAGACTTTACTCTACATGATTGataattgtatgtgaggtaccttaataaaACCCAGGGAACACTCTTTTaatatgtggcatgataatagttactaccccaactcccatatactatgtataatgattttgaaaataaagaagcATTTAAACATCTCGAAGAGGTTTCAAACTGCAGAAGATGTGAGGAGCAAGTTCTTTGAATCGGAAGAGATCAGCTGTATGAAGACCCTTTAACACGAGTGGACTTAATGGTTGTCGAGTGGAGAAAATCAGTTTTCATCCAGAAAGATACCAAATGGTCTGGGGATGCTCTTGTGACTGTAGGTTTAGAGATCTGGGACTAATTGATGGAACTCCAACAGATGAATTGGTAGGTTCCCGGCCTGGAGAAAATGTTTGATGCGAATGTAATTCGAAgcaaattcatggatttttgtcaACATTTTCACCGACTTGTGACACGGcattgtcttgttgaaacagcactttctttaatttcaaatgCGGCACTTTTTTTGTGGTGATTTCGTTCCTACAACACAAGCCAAtctttatgaaataattttacatattgttCGAAAGTATTTAGGAAGAAAATAAACATGTTTATGTAATTTTTGCAGAAGACTTAGTCTATATTCACGAATATGAGCTAAAATATAGCCTTACATCAGCATATGCCGTCTAATTTAACTGAATTATTCCTTGTCTCAGGTAAAAACACGTTGGTCATAGTTTTGCAGTTGTATCGTCTCTACGTAGTAAACGCTGAGTTCTGGAAGAATCGGCGCGAACAAAAATCTGGTGGAGACAAGTCGCAGCACTACAAGTCTCGACGTCGCGCCCAAGATCCGGACGCCAATAGCATATACATGATATCAACGGAGCGCGGTACCGATGTCAAGCGGAAGATACAAAAGTATATACTCTCACATATTTATTTCTTgcatggatttctaaaatattttcacacacGCATACTTTTCAGGGCACGTGACTACGCCGAGGACGAGTTTGTAACgcgaaaaaagaacaaaaaggaTAAGTGAGCGCGCGTTAACACGCTTGATTTAATTTGCGAAaagtaatatttcaaatatttctcttTCTTTTCCCTTCATCAAATTAATTCAAGATCGAAAAAGCACAAACGTAAGGACACTGGTTACTCCACTGCCAGTTCGCAGAATCTCTACTCCACGAAAATGGTGGATGAGCGCAGTGCTCGCCAAAAGGACAAGAGGAGCGATAAAAAGTCAAAGAAACGTGATCGCAGCAACTCATCGGTCGAGAGCGATATTGTCGAGGCGAAGAAGTCGAAACGTGGTGATGCCGGCGGCGGTAAAAGATCGGAAAAGAAGGACAAGAAAAAGTTGGTTGATAGAAAGGTTCGCCGCTGAGCTCATGTACGTCaattgaaaatgtgtttttttgttttttgctctttttgcCATCGgcagaaaatcgaaaaaagtcgAACCCGTCATGGAGGAAACAACAAGTAGCTCCAGTTCGTCTACAACAACGAGTAGTTCATCGGATTCCAGCAACTCAACATTGCCCAGCTATGAGGTGATCTCGGAGCGTAAATTGAAGAGTAATAAGCGTAAACGCAGCTCATCAGAGAGCACATCAACTGACTCATCGGATACAACAACGTCGTCGTCATCTTCATCATCCTCGTCTTCGTAAATGTGATTACAGCAGAAAATGCTAAAACGCCGCTGCCAAGGTCACAGTCGCTGTAATTACGTTTCTTGTAAGGTCTTACCTACTATTGTGCGAAGATTGAAGTATTTTTACAGTTGAGGAATTAAAAAAGAGGACATACAATAATTGGAGTTTTAAGGTTTTTGAGCGATTTGGAAGGTTAAAAAAGTGGATAGACTTGCAAAgagattttgtaaaaataaagggTGCTCCTTTTGTGGCATCTCAAGCGATATTTTGTACGATTTATACGACATTTTTGTAATGGAAAATTCGTTAGTACATAAAAAGTATGTAATATTAAttgcacatgtgtgtatgtatgcatgtatatagtATTAAGCGAATTTAGTGCTAGTGCTTTGCCATAAGTgaatttgtaattaataaaatatgtgcgCTTTTAAACAAAaggacatttttttattaatgggagagaagaagactTTTAAGCATTCTCTATTATATGGACTAACACGACAGTAAATGTCTCAGTCttgtcataattagagctgCCGCTCCGCTGACAACTTTCCAATTTAAagaggactcgcacataagtgcaGCCAAATTTTGCACTGTGGGACTCCAAGTGTGGTTTTCAGCTTTACCCTTATTCTTGAAGACCGAGGGCAATGATGGaggacggagatgatgagtgaGTTATAGTGTTTGGTTTTTGCTCTGCGAGAGAGATCTTTACTTTTCAATCGCTTAtccagtccgaagtagcaccttatgggaagagttattttgcgttggatttcgagcctgacattgttgttggtgttaatactggttccaagatagacgatatACTTATAtccacgacttcgaagttatgactgtcaacagtgaagtgggagccaagtcgggacgactgtttgtttgattacaggagatatttcgtcttgttctcatctgaagaaagcagatctaacggcttgaggccaatgatatcaataccgCACGATAAGGAGTCTCCTTGCCAGAAACCTCAAGTCAATTTACAAAGAGAAAAGATGTCGACTTCGTTACTACGTCCAGTTTGGGATGCTATATAAAGTCGATAATTAGGTAACAAGTGTCGACCTCttgataattttcatttatattaccGGTTGAGGGGAAGACTTTtctatttcacaattttttcaaataatgctATATTTTTCCTCTATTAACCACCCATTTTAGTGGAAGTACGGTCGAAaggtcaaatatgcacaatttCTAAGGGGTCAACTAAAGTATGGAATGAAAATTTTCCGAAACGCCCAAAGTAACTATTCTCAACCGAAAAAATTCCGGCATTGTAAAACTGGTTGTTGTGTGAATAGGCAGAGTGAACTTCCTATCTATTGGTTGATTCGAGAATACTGGGAAGTGTAAAACCAGATTTAATATAGATatgactgccgagatgtttTAGCCTCAGTCTCGGAAAAGCTGGACAATGGAAGATAAATGCCTGcatgtttccacctcaccttctacgatacaatttgtttattgaaaaatgagAACTCTTACAATTGCTGCCAAATGACATTTGCTAAGGGAAGCAACCCTTTTACATTCTACTCTTGTCCAGAAGGGCCTCCATGTCACACAGGAGCTGTGCGTCGACCAATGCCTGCTAAGTGCACGTGAAGTTCATAAATCCAGTACTAGAGCACAAGATGACAACGGAGATCCCGACTCGTTCCCACTCCGATGTGAGCGGTGTATATGTGCCCCGTCTtgcaagctcatcggcttttCTGTTTTCAGCGATTCCTATCAGGCACCCAAATGAGTTTGATGATGTGGTAGCATGATGCTATTTCTAGTGAGGACAGACACCACACGTTCAACTTTGAGTTCATAATTTGCGAACTCAATGCTAAAATCGCCGCTCTGCTGTTGGTGTGAATGCCAACTCCCTGAAAAACACTACAGTCCGGTAGTTCTTAGCTAAGCTTGAGGGAGAGCTCCTTACAGAAGACGCATCCTCCAACTTTACTTCATTGCTTCGATCCATCTGTGAAAAAGCCAAAAGTAGCCTCTATAACACAGTGGCCCAAGTTTTCAGGGATGCAATGGAAGGGAAAGAGAATTTCAGCATGAGTacatttatactcttgcatatATCCGGGCAGTATCTCTAAGCCTTAGAGCGGTCTTCGCAGACCGGGTTCCGCGGGTGCTTTGTGCTTAAgtgttattgttggtgttgtaatATAGTTATTACTTTCATAAAAGCTATTGCACACACCTCAATCATAAGATTGAAGATTTCATTTTATACCCATACATCGCTCAGGCAGTTTTACTTCCATAAAGGAGCATTGGCAACCCCTAAAAAATGCATCAGTAACTATTAACAGCGTCCAGCACTTTTATATTCGTACTTATCACAAATGCAAAAGCAGTCGCGTTCTACCACATAGAAAGGGCAACAAGTACGAGTATGAAGACGTAGTCAGCCAGGGGGCAAAGTGCGACATGTGCGATACTGCGAGAGCGGCCGGAAAAGCACACTgagctttttaaaattttcacatgcTAGTTGTCGACGGCGTCGGCTAAACAGCGCTCAGTCAGTTTTCAATTAATTGTGGAGCGGTTCGGTTATGGTTTCGCGCTAGCAAAGACGTAGACAAATAGACCCACACTACGCTAGAGACACTATAAGGCTTTGTTTGTGTGTTTCTTAAATCATATGTAACAtattaatatgtgtatataacatattatatcaatatatatatatataatataatatgaacatataatataatatatcataaataactgtaaaagtAACCAGCGAGACGTTGCTTCTGTTTGTGGGCGCTATGATAATTTACTAAAACACTCAAAAGAAGAGTGATTTTGCTGTACGCAGAGCGCGTAGCTAACCGATATCGGATTTTGGCTGGCCCACAGTTGTAGAAACAGCTTTCCAgcgtttttttgtgaaaattctcGTTTCGTTTGCTGCTTGATTGTGTCGCTAATGTTGTCTTCGCGTTCCATTTGCTTTAAGTATGCGCGTATTTGACAACTTTATTATATAGTCTATATCTTCTCATTAAGGGCTCATTGATTGCCGAGCGTCGGGCGGAAAGTATCAAGGTTACTATAGTGCCATTCGCATTCGTTCTATAATTAAACATAGCGACGTGCGAGAGTGTGgcaaaaagataaataaaaaatcagtttGTGAACATCTTAGCCCTTCATCTCTTTGGGTGCGCTTTTATTACTCAATTAACAGTGTTTTGCCAGACACGACGTCTATTATTAGTTCAGTGCTTTCAATAAAATGTGCAATTACTTAAATACTCCAAAATTTTATGGTTAAGTGCGCTTACATTTAATTCACTCTTTATACTCttagaagtaaatattttaaagtaaatatatttgtggttattaaataatattagtaaaaataataacaaaaaagtttacgcAACTAAACTCAACAAATTGACAGCAAGCAAGCCATAGTgagtatattacaaaaattaaaccaattcattttttttttaagtttagtgAAATAAAAGTTTCTCACACACACAATTTGAACAACATGATTCATGACTACATTGAACTTTTAATCTTCAGAAAATGCGGAAAAGTTGGCACGTTTTGGCAAGCAAGAGAGATTTCGCCCAAATAGCCCTTGTATCATGATGATCAAATATTTGTCTGTCTAGTGACGCTGAGCGCTCCCTG
The sequence above is drawn from the Bactrocera tryoni isolate S06 chromosome 1, CSIRO_BtryS06_freeze2, whole genome shotgun sequence genome and encodes:
- the LOC120766224 gene encoding transmembrane protein 26, which encodes MAKIISTFKAILTRIFFGAHSILAIWQVTVNTKNYIYWSLCGPLVLLLLEGIFTLMIKKTQEWRWFCPSVFLYLSSIVPAIWLLELDQVARKLNNNHSNNNSSNENILQEVAEIADLDLPVFKIDPDTWITLIEQFLMLILIVGRWMLPKGDLTRDQLSQLLLVYIGTAADIMEFFESYKDVNIIKIDLLVFLTLGIWSWSLMQFTIVLSATRARRPRGGGIHHDDGTTDCCDGCCCGIDVWAIVLNVILQDAPFLTLRMLIIFQYKILNYMSVFFTCKNTLVIVLQLYRLYVVNAEFWKNRREQKSGGDKSQHYKSRRRAQDPDANSIYMISTERGTDVKRKIQKARDYAEDEFVTRKKNKKDKSKKHKRKDTGYSTASSQNLYSTKMVDERSARQKDKRSDKKSKKRDRSNSSVESDIVEAKKSKRGDAGGGKRSEKKDKKKKSKKVEPVMEETTSSSSSSTTTSSSSDSSNSTLPSYEVISERKLKSNKRKRSSSESTSTDSSDTTTSSSSSSSSSS